A genomic window from Salvia splendens isolate huo1 chromosome 11, SspV2, whole genome shotgun sequence includes:
- the LOC121755082 gene encoding uncharacterized protein LOC121755082 has product MNNTKVGLPELHNRLKTYESSTAKVKSVLMVSSSAKSSKWKNKQQQKKKASKDVGLKPKSGGANKKSKLSKDECLFCHEKGHWKRDCPKFKAQGAESGSSGAK; this is encoded by the exons ATGAACAACACGAAGGTTGGGCTGCCAGAGCTGCACAATAGGCTTAAGACTTATGAGTCTTCCACTGCTAAGGTAAAATCTGTGCTCATGGTGAGCTCTTCTGCGAAGTCTTCAAAATGGAAGAATAAGCAGCAACAGAAGAAGAAAGCATCTAAGGATGTTGGTCTAAAGCCTAAGAGTGGAGGGGCCAATAAGAAGTCGAAATTATCAAAGGATGAATGTCTTTTCTGTCATGAGAAGGGACACTGGaagagagactgcccaaaattcaaggcacaaggtgcagaAAGTGGGAGCTCAg GGGCTAAGTGA